A portion of the Acidihalobacter yilgarnensis genome contains these proteins:
- a CDS encoding lipopolysaccharide biosynthesis protein: MTNRILSSIANGALWTALARLSARSIGLVSTLVLARLLTPHDFGLVALGMVFIGFLQLLGSFDFDTVIIQHPAPTQAHYDTAWTFNALYFTVAAVALIIAAPAISRFYETPALTDILYVLAGGFVLTGLNSIKTVDFQKHFRFKYDFALTLSGKIVGVVVTITSAFLFKNYWALLAGFIATRLTLFFMGYYLAPYRPHITLSERRSLFRFSSWLMLKNLFYFINNKSTELIIGKMLGTLPLGIFTVGSDIANMPSQELTSTINRAAYPGYAKLATQHDALKKTILYIYNVIATVAIPVSIGLYFVAKPLVQVVLGEKWLPAIPIVEIISISGLFISLQSNFGYVFFALNKPNIDAIISGLRALILIPLVYFLSRHYGVSGAALALLITSIATLPLSALLLRHYIGLSMVKIALSALRPVISALAMSVALLTLPFHREGISPMPDAFFALISMVAVGAFTYISTLSVTWFLAGRPDGIEKAALDRLSRWRTKV; encoded by the coding sequence GTGACCAATCGAATACTCAGCAGCATTGCGAATGGTGCCCTCTGGACCGCGCTCGCCAGATTATCAGCAAGGTCCATTGGACTGGTCAGCACCTTGGTACTTGCAAGACTCCTCACACCGCATGATTTCGGCCTGGTGGCCTTGGGTATGGTATTCATCGGATTTCTTCAACTACTGGGGTCATTCGACTTCGATACAGTCATCATCCAGCACCCGGCGCCAACTCAAGCCCATTACGATACCGCGTGGACCTTCAACGCTTTGTATTTTACTGTTGCAGCCGTCGCATTGATCATCGCAGCCCCTGCTATTTCAAGATTTTATGAGACACCCGCGCTTACCGATATCCTTTATGTACTTGCCGGTGGCTTCGTACTCACCGGTCTAAACAGCATCAAAACCGTCGATTTTCAGAAGCACTTCAGATTTAAGTACGACTTCGCCCTAACTCTATCTGGAAAAATTGTAGGCGTGGTGGTTACGATAACTTCTGCTTTTCTGTTCAAAAACTATTGGGCGCTTCTGGCAGGCTTCATCGCAACACGACTTACACTATTCTTCATGGGTTATTACCTTGCGCCTTACCGTCCCCACATTACCTTAAGCGAACGACGATCGCTGTTCAGATTTTCCTCATGGCTGATGTTGAAAAATCTATTTTACTTCATCAACAATAAGAGCACCGAACTCATCATTGGCAAGATGCTAGGAACATTGCCGTTAGGCATATTCACAGTGGGTTCAGACATTGCCAACATGCCTTCCCAGGAACTCACATCAACAATCAACAGAGCGGCATACCCTGGGTACGCCAAACTGGCAACTCAACACGACGCACTCAAAAAAACCATTCTTTACATCTATAACGTCATTGCCACCGTCGCCATACCCGTCAGCATCGGTCTCTATTTCGTTGCAAAACCACTCGTACAAGTCGTATTGGGTGAAAAATGGCTACCTGCGATCCCCATTGTCGAGATCATCTCCATTTCGGGTCTCTTCATATCGTTGCAATCCAATTTTGGCTATGTTTTTTTTGCGCTAAATAAACCCAATATAGACGCCATAATTTCAGGATTAAGGGCCCTCATACTAATTCCACTGGTGTATTTTTTATCTCGACACTACGGCGTTTCAGGCGCCGCACTGGCCCTACTGATTACTTCAATCGCTACACTTCCGCTGAGTGCATTACTGTTGCGCCACTACATCGGCCTGAGTATGGTCAAAATCGCACTTTCCGCCCTCAGACCCGTGATTTCTGCCCTCGCCATGTCAGTGGCATTACTGACACTCCCCTTCCATAGAGAGGGGATCTCACCCATGCCCGATGCGTTCTTCGCGCTGATTTCCATGGTTGCTGTTGGCGCCTTCACCTATATATCGACCCTTTCAGTGACTTGGTTCCTGGCCGGCAGACCTGATGGTATAGAAAAGGCGGCATTAGATAGATTATCCAGATGGCGAACAAAGGTTTGA
- a CDS encoding PEP-CTERM/exosortase system-associated acyltransferase, which yields MPLEFLKYFAIHMARTPGEVERIQHLRWLVYCREFQYEREEDCPGERECDVFDPRATHLYAEHIPSGTIAGCVRVVCADSLGPGEFLPLELAYDSHVKKPDLGKIPRETLFEISRLAVSPQFRRRAGERLSPLGLETTKPPTSEIELRTFPLVSLALYLSVIALGEIYALDEAHACAMMQPRLARMLTRFGIVFRQEAPLIDYHGSRAAYSITLQDAVRGMTGDMKSLYTKLCDNLAAQLSLDIERTNSVCTRT from the coding sequence ATGCCGCTTGAGTTCCTGAAATATTTCGCCATCCACATGGCACGCACACCGGGCGAAGTTGAACGGATCCAGCATTTACGCTGGTTAGTTTACTGTCGTGAATTCCAATATGAACGCGAAGAGGATTGTCCAGGAGAACGTGAATGCGATGTATTCGACCCACGTGCCACGCACCTGTATGCCGAACACATTCCCAGCGGGACAATCGCGGGCTGCGTGCGCGTCGTCTGCGCTGATTCTCTCGGCCCTGGGGAATTTCTTCCACTGGAACTTGCCTACGACAGTCACGTCAAGAAACCCGATCTTGGCAAAATTCCACGCGAGACCTTGTTCGAGATCTCACGATTGGCGGTCTCGCCCCAATTCAGGCGACGGGCAGGAGAACGCTTATCTCCGCTAGGCCTGGAAACGACTAAGCCGCCAACTTCAGAGATCGAACTCAGGACATTCCCGCTAGTCTCGCTTGCCCTTTATCTGTCGGTAATCGCTCTGGGCGAGATTTACGCGCTGGATGAAGCACATGCCTGCGCCATGATGCAACCTAGACTGGCTCGCATGCTGACACGTTTCGGTATCGTATTCCGGCAAGAAGCGCCCTTGATCGACTACCATGGCTCTCGCGCGGCTTACAGCATTACATTGCAAGACGCAGTCCGTGGAATGACAGGCGATATGAAATCGTTATATACCAAACTGTGCGACAATCTTGCCGCGCAGTTATCGCTGGATATAGAACGCACGAACTCCGTCTGCACCCGTACGTGA
- a CDS encoding bifunctional sulfate adenylyltransferase/adenylylsulfate kinase has product MQLITPYGGTLKNLYQTSPEPMVALRHSWVLSARQLCDTELLLNGAFSPLSGFMNEDDYNRVLHEMRLMDHTLWPMPLTLDVTSEFAASIEIGESIELRNAEGLLIAHMKVSTRWVADKKIEADCVYGTQDQAHPGVDHLYHRTNETYIGGTLSGVTPPPHYDFRQSRYTPEQLRNEFIRRGWQRVVAFQTRNPMHRAHVELTFRAAQQAEANLLLHPVVGMTKPGDVDHYTRVRCYEHALHRFPEQTTMLSLLPLAMRMAGPREALWHAIIRRNYGCSHFIVGRDHASPGCDSLGNEIYGTYDAQDLMYKHQEELGIHMIPFQAMVYVEERSEYAPSDEILPDETVRSISGTELRRRLREGLDIPDWFTYPEIVTELRRTYPPRYAQGFTVFFTGLSGSGKSTLANALLVKLMEVGGRPVSLLDGDIVRTHLSSELGFSKEHRDLNVSRIGFVASEITKNRGIAICAPIAPYTATRREVRQMIEAVGGFVEIHVATPLSICEARDRKGLYAKARAGLIKDFTGIDDPYEEPESPDLKLDTTDASPEAIVQLILLKLEALGYMP; this is encoded by the coding sequence ATTCAATTGATCACCCCATATGGCGGCACGCTTAAAAACCTATACCAAACCTCACCGGAACCCATGGTAGCGCTACGCCATTCGTGGGTACTGAGCGCACGCCAGCTATGTGATACGGAATTATTGCTCAATGGGGCTTTTTCACCCCTAAGTGGCTTTATGAATGAGGATGATTACAATCGCGTACTCCATGAAATGAGGCTAATGGACCACACACTCTGGCCCATGCCACTGACACTGGATGTCACGTCAGAATTTGCAGCGTCGATCGAAATTGGCGAGTCGATTGAGTTGCGGAATGCCGAAGGTCTATTGATTGCCCACATGAAGGTTTCCACGCGCTGGGTCGCAGACAAAAAAATCGAGGCCGACTGCGTATATGGCACGCAGGACCAGGCACACCCAGGCGTAGACCATCTTTATCACCGTACCAATGAAACCTACATAGGCGGAACCTTAAGCGGTGTCACGCCGCCGCCTCACTACGATTTCCGTCAATCACGCTACACACCCGAACAACTTCGCAATGAATTCATACGTAGAGGCTGGCAACGCGTAGTCGCTTTCCAGACGCGCAATCCTATGCACAGGGCGCATGTTGAATTGACTTTCAGAGCAGCCCAGCAAGCTGAAGCCAATCTTCTGCTTCATCCCGTTGTGGGTATGACCAAACCCGGCGATGTCGATCATTACACTCGCGTACGGTGCTACGAACATGCATTGCATCGCTTCCCAGAGCAAACCACGATGCTATCGTTGTTACCGCTTGCTATGCGCATGGCGGGCCCGCGTGAGGCGCTTTGGCATGCCATCATCCGACGCAATTATGGATGCAGCCATTTTATCGTGGGCCGCGATCACGCCAGCCCGGGGTGCGATAGCCTGGGTAATGAAATTTATGGCACCTACGATGCACAGGACCTCATGTACAAACATCAGGAGGAACTCGGCATACACATGATTCCGTTCCAAGCCATGGTGTACGTCGAGGAGCGCTCGGAATATGCGCCCAGTGATGAAATCCTCCCTGATGAAACTGTACGCTCAATATCCGGCACTGAATTGAGACGCCGACTTCGCGAGGGTTTGGATATTCCAGACTGGTTCACGTATCCAGAGATCGTCACCGAACTCAGACGGACATATCCACCTCGATATGCTCAAGGCTTTACCGTGTTTTTTACCGGACTATCAGGATCTGGCAAATCCACATTAGCGAATGCCTTACTCGTCAAATTGATGGAAGTTGGCGGCCGGCCGGTTTCTCTGCTCGATGGTGATATTGTCAGAACCCACCTCTCGAGTGAACTCGGTTTCTCCAAGGAACATCGTGATCTCAATGTCAGCAGGATCGGCTTCGTAGCAAGCGAGATCACCAAAAATCGTGGGATAGCGATTTGCGCACCCATCGCGCCATACACCGCCACCAGGCGTGAAGTCAGGCAAATGATTGAAGCCGTTGGCGGTTTTGTAGAGATCCATGTGGCAACGCCATTAAGTATCTGCGAAGCACGTGATCGCAAGGGTCTTTATGCCAAGGCGCGCGCTGGCTTAATAAAGGATTTTACAGGGATAGACGATCCCTATGAGGAACCGGAGTCACCCGATCTGAAACTGGATACTACCGATGCCTCACCGGAGGCAATTGTGCAACTCATCCTGCTAAAACTTGAGGCGCTCGGGTATATGCCGTAA